The segment AGAGCATTGCGTCCGGGTCGACGTAGCTGGGTACGGTCGCGCGGACGGCCTCGGGTTTCGCATCGATGTTCCGCGCGATGATGTCGACGACCTGCTGGTTCCCGGGGCCGTTCCACGTCCCGCCCCGAACGGCGGCTGCGTAGTCCTTCGCCGCATGCGTGTACGCGTTCATGAAGCACTGTGCGGCGGCGCTGCGCTCCTTCGAGAATGTTCCGCCGTACAGCAGCACCGCGAGCTGCTGTCCGTTGTAGACCGTCGTCGAGTCCGCGAGCTTCACCGCGGCACCGGTGGACAGCGCTCGGCTGGCGGCCGGCTCCGTCGTCAGCGCCGCGTCCACCGATCCGTTCTGGAGCGCCGCGATGTGGTCGGGGAATCCGAGGAAGGTGTGCTTCACGTCGCTGTAGTCGAGGCCGACCGACTGCAGCAGCGCCTGTGCGGTGGACGCGGTGGCGGTCCCCGGCGCCGGCTCGGCGAGGGATCGACCCTTGAGGTCCGCGACCGACCTGATCTGTCCGGAGTCGTAGAGCTTCTTGCTCACGAGCAGGGGCATGTAGTCGTAGTCGGTGACGAGTTTGCCCTTGTCTGCGACGATCTCGATGTCGATGCCACGCGCGATGCCGTTGTAGAAGCCCGCGCTCGGTGCGCCCGCACCCACCGCGAGATGCCCTGCCGCAAGATACGGGATCATCTCACCGGCGGATTTGAACGATCGGAATGTGACGCTGAGGCCCTGCTCGGCGAAGTATCCCTTGTCGTTTGCGATGTACAACAGGGCGTCGGACAGGCTGTGCACGGTACCGACCTCCACGTTGACGTCCTTGCACGACGTCGCGCCGTCCTTCGGGCCGCCGCACGCGGTCAGCAGTGATGCGCTGACGGCCACCGCCGCGGCGATCGCCGCGATGCGCGAGCGTTTGTGGTGTCTGCTCATTGCTTCCTCGAATCCAGGTCGTCAGATCGAGTGGAAGAGTTCGCCCGGAGTGACCGAGAGGACATCCTTGGCGCCCTCTTGGAAGGGCACATCCTTCGGCAGCAGGATCGACGTCGACCGCACGCTGGTGTGCGCGGGATTCAGACCCGGGAGGTCGTCCCCATCGGCATCGTCCAGAGCAGCGAGGAGGCGACGACGCGCCAAGATGATGGCGGCGTCGGAGGTACCGAGTCGCTCCTTGGTTCGGTCGCAGATCTCGCCCATGGACTCCTGCAGGGAGAAGTCCTGCGCGGCGATGCCCGCGACTCCGGAGAAGGACTCCTTCCGGCGCTGCGCACCGCGATCGATCAAGTAGTCGTTGGCCTTGTCGGCGATCGGGTCGAAGGTGCCCGGCTTGTACTTGACGTGAATGCCGTCGCCGGCGTTGAGGGCGTCGATCTCGCGCTCGCCGAAGTCCTGAGTCGGGTGGTAGTTCCAGCTCCATGCCCAGCAGGTCTCATCGTCGATCGGTACCCAGGCGTGGCCGCCCATCGGGTTGTGGGTGCCGAACGGCGGGATGATCGTGTACCAGGGCATCATCCACTGGGTGATGCGCCAGTAATAGTTGTCCTCGTCGGCGTTCCGGCGGGCCCCGATCAGCAGGCCGCCGTCGGACTCGGCGACCTCGAACTTCGGTCGCGTGTCGGCCTTGATGTATTCATTGCCCTCGGTGCCCGCGTGGAGCGGGTCGTCATCGAGGTTGAAGCGGTGCGCGAAGGAGACATGGCTCGAGTCGATGCCGCCCTCCATGGCCTGGAGGTAATTGGTGAACTGGCGCCGCTTGGAGATGAACCGCTTCTCCGGGTTCAGGCCCATCCATTCGAGGTTCGGCAGGGCGGGCTCGCGGTCGCGATCCCCCATGTAAGCCCAGATCAGACCGCCGGCCTCCTCGACGCGGTAAGCGCGCTGCTTGATCTTCTGGCGAAACTTGCTGCCCTCCGGCTCGGACGGCATGTCGACACAGTTTCCGTCGACGTCGTACTTCCAACCGTGGTACGCGCAGCGCAGTCCGCACTCCTCGTTGCGGCCGAAGAAGAGCGACGCGGTGCGGTGACTGCAGAACTCGTCGAGCAGACCGAGGCGTCCGTTCGAGTCCCGGAAGGCGATCAGGTTCTCGCCGAGGAGCGTGACACGGACCGGGTCGCAGTCCGGCTTCGGGAGCTCGGAGGCGAGGAGCGCCGGAATCCAATAGCGGCGGAACAGCTCCCCCATCGGGGTTCCGGGACCGGTCTTGGTGAGTAGATCATTCTGTTCACGAGTGAGCATGGAGGTTCCTTTCGGTGGTGCGCCGAGGCGCGATGGAGTCGCGGCGAGGGCCTGCCGCGCGAGCACGGGTTCGGATGAGTCCGACGAGAGCTGCGATGAGAAATGATCCGAGCGGGAGCAGCCAGGCGAGACCGAACCGCGCTCCGTGGTTGAGGACGAAACCGAACACGAGCGGGCCTGTCGCGAAGCCGATGTACATGCCGGTGACGAGTGATCCTGTCGCCGCACTGAGGCGGTCGCCCGGGACACTGCGAACCAGAGCGACCATCGTCACCGCGTTCGATGCCAGCGCCGCCACGCCGAAGACTGCTGCACCGACCCACACCAGCCAGCCGCCGGCGGCCTGCGCCGCCATGACGAAGCCCACTCCGAGCGCCGCCCCACCGCCGAGGACGAACAGTGTCAGACGCCGGAGCCCTCCCCTCCCGGAGTCCCGAGCGGCGACTATCCGGCTGGCGACACCGACCGTTCCGACCACTGCGGCCGTGAGCCCGGCGACAGTCACCGAGAACCCCAGTTCGCGGTGAGCGAAGAGCGGCAGGTAGGCGTTGGTCGTCATGAGACCGAACGACATGAAGAAGGTGAAGACCGTGAGGGTCGCGACCGAGACGTGCTCACCGTCACGGGCGGCGGGATCGGCGGTCTTCGACGGCGTACGGTTCGGCACCAGGATCGCCGTGACACCCGCAAGGAGCGCGATCATCGCACCCGATGCCGCGGCCCAACGCCAGCCGGCGGCGACTGCGACGGCCGGCGCCACGAGTCCGGCGACCAACTGCGCGAGCTGGACTCCCGACTGCTTCCACCCGATCAGCGCGCCTCGACGGCGGGCAGGCGCTGTCGCCGCGACCCGATTGGTCGCCGGATTCGACAACGACTGTGCGATGCCACTGACTACCGCGGCGACGATCACGATCAGGTAGTTCTGCGCGACGGCCAGAAGCACCGAACCGACGCCTGCACCGAACGCGATGCCCAGCATCACCCGGCGCGCCGACAGTCGATTGCTCGGCCCGCCGAGGCAGTACGCGCCGACCGCCGCCGAGGCGAAGGTGATCGTCGAGATCGCGCCGTACTGGACGTCGCTGAGTCCGAGCTCGTCGATGACGAGGGGCGAGACCGCGGTGAGCGTGTACAGCATCAGTGGACCGACGCCCATGCACAGCGCGAGTGCGGCCCACACGACGATGGCGTCGCGTCGCCGCAGCTCGGATCGCTCAGCAGTCATCAGATTCCATTCCACTATGCGTACACATGTACGTAATTGATTGGATAGAGGTAAACACATGTTGCGCATCACGTCAACACCCCGAAGTGGTCTGCATCGCTCCAGACTGCGTGGAGCGCCCGGATACGCTGGAGGAATGCAGGAACGCCGGACGGACGATCGGGATCTCGTCCAGTCACTCATCCGCGGGGTCGAGGTGATCCGAATCTTCGATGGAGACCACTCCGCCCTCACACTCGACGAGGCTTCGACCCTCTCGGGGCACAGCCGGTCGGCGACACGTCGACTCCTGCGCACATTGATGCACGAGAATCTCGTCGAGTTCGACGGCCGTCTGTTCCGCCTGAC is part of the Gordonia phthalatica genome and harbors:
- a CDS encoding Rieske 2Fe-2S domain-containing protein, producing MLTREQNDLLTKTGPGTPMGELFRRYWIPALLASELPKPDCDPVRVTLLGENLIAFRDSNGRLGLLDEFCSHRTASLFFGRNEECGLRCAYHGWKYDVDGNCVDMPSEPEGSKFRQKIKQRAYRVEEAGGLIWAYMGDRDREPALPNLEWMGLNPEKRFISKRRQFTNYLQAMEGGIDSSHVSFAHRFNLDDDPLHAGTEGNEYIKADTRPKFEVAESDGGLLIGARRNADEDNYYWRITQWMMPWYTIIPPFGTHNPMGGHAWVPIDDETCWAWSWNYHPTQDFGEREIDALNAGDGIHVKYKPGTFDPIADKANDYLIDRGAQRRKESFSGVAGIAAQDFSLQESMGEICDRTKERLGTSDAAIILARRRLLAALDDADGDDLPGLNPAHTSVRSTSILLPKDVPFQEGAKDVLSVTPGELFHSI
- a CDS encoding MFS transporter; translated protein: MTAERSELRRRDAIVVWAALALCMGVGPLMLYTLTAVSPLVIDELGLSDVQYGAISTITFASAAVGAYCLGGPSNRLSARRVMLGIAFGAGVGSVLLAVAQNYLIVIVAAVVSGIAQSLSNPATNRVAATAPARRRGALIGWKQSGVQLAQLVAGLVAPAVAVAAGWRWAAASGAMIALLAGVTAILVPNRTPSKTADPAARDGEHVSVATLTVFTFFMSFGLMTTNAYLPLFAHRELGFSVTVAGLTAAVVGTVGVASRIVAARDSGRGGLRRLTLFVLGGGAALGVGFVMAAQAAGGWLVWVGAAVFGVAALASNAVTMVALVRSVPGDRLSAATGSLVTGMYIGFATGPLVFGFVLNHGARFGLAWLLPLGSFLIAALVGLIRTRARAAGPRRDSIAPRRTTERNLHAHS
- a CDS encoding ABC transporter substrate-binding protein, which translates into the protein MSRHHKRSRIAAIAAAVAVSASLLTACGGPKDGATSCKDVNVEVGTVHSLSDALLYIANDKGYFAEQGLSVTFRSFKSAGEMIPYLAAGHLAVGAGAPSAGFYNGIARGIDIEIVADKGKLVTDYDYMPLLVSKKLYDSGQIRSVADLKGRSLAEPAPGTATASTAQALLQSVGLDYSDVKHTFLGFPDHIAALQNGSVDAALTTEPAASRALSTGAAVKLADSTTVYNGQQLAVLLYGGTFSKERSAAAQCFMNAYTHAAKDYAAAVRGGTWNGPGNQQVVDIIARNIDAKPEAVRATVPSYVDPDAMLSVDSLQRDYEFFVKHRMYKGKKKIQFESLINRNFLDTSAKLATEGK